The following nucleotide sequence is from Ornithodoros turicata isolate Travis chromosome 2, ASM3712646v1, whole genome shotgun sequence.
cgtCGCGTAGGACCGCAAACACAAATTCTTTCACATTGCTATCCGCCTCGGAATTACGTGTTGTTCCGCATGTTTGGCAGCAGGGAGTGCTGATAGAAAAGTAACAGCCGCAGAACCCGCTTCGCCAACCTTCCTTCCTGTTTATCTGATTGATGTGCAGTCCGCTCTACGGGGCCGTTGTGCAGTCGAGATAACGTGCTTTTATCGCCAAAACAAAGAATGTACGcacgaaacaaacaagcaaaacaaaggagtgaagcggggattctgTTGTTGTCCTGAGCTTTCGTACCATGAAATAACAAGCCTTCTGACCAATTGACCTTCTATTCACTTTCAATCTCGAAGCAGGAGAAATTATGCGTATCATGCCATTTCCCCATTTGGTTTCGTTTCTGTAATGACATATTCTCTGAATGTCCATAGGCGACCGTTGGACGATGTATCGACGGTGGTGTGACAGTGCAGAGAGCGATGTGCTGCTTATGCACCGCTACGATGTATTCTTGTGCTTGCAACCGCAATGAAGATTCGTTCTTTACTTATAATGAAGGCAGCCTCCTGAGTTCAAACTACAaaattaggaaaacacaaatttgATTTATTGCGGCACAGAAATTACAGGACGTGTTCAAACTGCCTTCCTTCCGCGGCAAGGCACATATGGAGCCGCTTTTCAATTGATTCCACGTTTCCTCGTAGCTGCTCAACGGTTATCTGTGCGCAGCATTCCTCGATCCTTCGCCTCAAGTTTTCCGGCGTCGCTGGATCGGTGTCGTACACTCTGTCCTTTAtgtatccccacaaaaaaaaagtccaaaGGAGTCAGGTCAGGCGATCGGGCTGGCCAAGGAACAGGACCTCTTGCGCCTATCCACTTGTCTCCGAAAACGGAGTCTAACCATAGGCAGGACGTCCGCGATGCATGAACTGGGGCGCCGTCGTGCTGATACCAGACGCCGCGTCGGTCGGACAAAGGCATTTCGTCGAGGTAGTCACGGACAACGTTCCCGAGCACTTCACCGACGTACCTATGTGAAGTTAGGTGCCCGTCAAAAAAGTATGGGCCAATGACGCGATCACCATGAATGCCACACCAGACATTAGATGACCACTGCCAACGGTGCTTACCAGGCAGTAGCCAGTACCGGTTAGTAGAAGAGCAGTAGTGCCGATTCTGGGTGTTGACATTTGCGTCGCGCCCAAATCGCGCTTCATCGGTCCATATGACTTTTGATAGAAAGTCCTCGTCGTCATCAAGCATGCCAAGTGCCCAGTTCGCGAATTCCGCTCTTCTGCCGTAGCCAGCCTGAATGAGTCCTTGATGTATGTGGGGATGGTAAGGATGTCTACCGGCCTTTTTCAATATGCGTCATGTTGTCGCTCGGCTCATTTCAAAGGCATCTGCTGTGGAACGGACACTTGCATGTGGATGATCGCGGATATGTTCGGGAACACTGGACGTGACCTGCTTGTTCCGCGCAGATGGCTCTCTCGTATGGGGCTTGACGAAGGTGCCGTAGATTGAAAGATTTCTGTAGACGGATAATATTGTGTTATGATCCGGGTGGCGCCTCAGGGGAAACCTCTGGGCGTAAACTCTTGCAGCCACAGATGCGTTCCTCTGAGATTCCCCGAAGGCCAGGATCATGTTCACTCGTTCTTCGTTGGAGTACGAACCCATATCTTGACATTTGACATGGCGCAACATTCCGGGGTTTTTATTGCCTCCAGACCGAAGTTGCGCCCAATGAAAACAAGAAGACATATCAGTGTCACATGTGCGATAAAGTGCGATTTATCCTACCCTATCAATGCCACGTACGAAGTCAGGTGCTGGCAGATCGCGTTGATCAAGGCCAGTCTCACTGTGTGCAAACCTTAGTGATATCAGCACATCATTGTCAAGACAAACTTGACTACACCAGGAGGCGCCACAACGTACGGAATTTATTGGGTACTTGCTTGACGGTGCGCCCATCCCCCAGCCGAGACACAACCACCATGCACATTCAATTCATGCCTACGTCCCGCACACTCGAGCTAGtctaaataaagaaaagaaaatgaagagtgGCAGACGCTTTTGTCCTCGGCACAGGTTAATGCGGCGCTTCTTACATGCACTGCGGATTAGTATCCCGTTTCGAGCTCTGGCACGGTGAGCCTTTACGTGAAACGGAATACACAAAGTGAATTCACGTGTGGGAAGTACTACCATCGGACCGTCATAGCTCGCGCTCTTTCTGCAGGGGAATATTGGGCCCCTTGAGGatccctgggggggggggggaagtagcCCCCGGGAGCCCCTTCCGCCATCTCAATAGGGCTCCAAATTCCCCTGCAGATAGTGTGAATATGTACAGTGCAGTGTGTCTACGGCAATTTCGTCAAGCCCCATACGAGAGAGCCATCTGCGCGGAACGGGCAGAAGACTACGGCAGAATCGCGATCTGGGCGCGACGCAAATGTCAACACCCAGAATCGGCACTACTGGGATCTTACTAACCCGTACTGGCTGCTGCATGGTAAGCACCAGTGGCAGTGGTCATTTAATATCTGGTGTGGCATTCATGGCATTGGCCCATACATTTTTGACGGGCACCTAACTTCACATAGGTACATCGGTGAACTGCTCGGGAACGTTGTCCAAGACTACCTCGACGAAATGCCTTTGTCCGACCTAGTGAAAAGCGGCTCCGATTGTGCTTTGCCGCGGAAGCAAAGGCATTTTGAACACGTCCTGTGATTTCTGTGTCGCAATAAATCAAATTTGTATTTTCCTAATTTTGTAGTTTGAACTTAAGAGGTTGCCTTCATTATAAGTAAAGAACGAATCTTCATTGCGGTTGCAAGCACAAGAATACATCGTGGCGGTGCATAAGGAGCACATCGCTCTCTGCACTGTCACACCACCGTCGATACATCGTCCAACGGTCGCCTATGGACATTGTGGTGACCCAGTTTGGGGGACACATGGGGAACCGTCCCGTGACCTCATCTCCCCCAGGCGATCCCTCGACACAGGAACTTTCCACTGGCCAGTTTGGCCGCGTGGGCCGATTTGGCGCATGGAAGTAGGTCAGTGGAAGGTGTCGCGGGAGGGGACCCTGGGGAGGAAGAGGTCACTCGTGCTTGGGACTTGGAAAGGAGCAGACATCTCAGGAATAAAGTCAGAATGTAAGTTTGTTCCAAACCTGTGTCAGAGTCATTCTTGGTTGGCGATAGGGAACGTACCGGTTATTTAGACCACAACCCGGTGGGGAAGGCTACTTGCAGGAGCAAATCCCACatctggcgcccaacgtggggcctaCGTTCCTTTGTCGTCAATTGAGAGTGGTTCTGAGCGCTCTACATTTTGGGGCCCTGTTAGGATTTTGGGGGAACACGGGTGTTAGGCGCCTCGTGGCATGGTAGTGCATACGCGATCCATGGAAAATCAGTCCGGGTCGGCAACAAACGGGGACACTATTAACCCCGGCGAGGCAGGAGCACGTGGCGGCAACGGCGATGCCGGAACCAACACGGGGGCAGGTGTGCATCCACCTCTCCCCACTCCACAAGCGGTTGATACCGCTAGCTTATTGCTCCAAGTGACAAATATTGTCGCTTCATTGACCCAGCAGTTGAATGCGGCGCAGACTAGCCCGCATTCTACTTTTCCCCCACGGCTCCACCCGAGTATGACAATTCCGACGTACTCGGGATACTCTGATAGAAAGTCGGTAGCTGACTTCCTATTGGAGATGGAGACCTATCAGGTTGCATCTAGAGCGTCCGACGAGGTAGTGCTAGGGCAGGTCTTGCCAGTAGCTCTAGTGGGGGACGCCGCTCGATGGCGAAGGCTGCAGAAGCCTTTCACCTCGATGGCGGACTTCCGGCAGCGTTTTAGGGAGGAATTTTTGCCACCCGACTACGCAATGCGTGTGCGCGAAGAGTTAGCTTTTCGCACACAGCACGCCGACGAGAGTCTCATTGAATTTGTGCGCGCAATTCAGGAACTCTACGATAGGGCCGACCCGACGGCCACAGATCAGGATAAGGTTTCGCGTGTTATACGGCAGAGCCATCCTAGCTTCCGTCCGTATCTACGGGGGCGAAATTTCGAGAATCTTGATGCGCTTGCACGAGAGGCTCGTGTGATTCAGGCTGATTTATTGTCTGAATTGCGGTACCAACCTCCACCGCGACCGGAACTATCAGTTGAGCCGGGTTGCGCTTGGGCGGGTGTGAAGGACTCCGTTCCACGGGGAAGGGAAGCGACGTCCTTGGTTGCGGACGCGGGAAGCCGGTCGGACGTCATCGTCCCGCCGCGCTCCCTGGATCCTTTCTCCTTTGAACAGAGGCGCCGCGCGGGGTTTGGCGAAAACTCACGCGGCGGTCCGAGGAGTGGAACATCCACTGCTCGGAGGGTTCAGGATAGACAGAACCAGGTAGAGAGGGACCCCAGTAGCAGAATGCCACAGGCGGACCGCGGGCGGGCGCAGCCCAGATGCTATGGCTGTAATCAACCAGGGCATTACAAGCGTGACTGTCCTATGCGTCGGGGAAATTTCCGCTCGGCGCAGGGAAACTAGTAACGCCGGCGGCGGCAGTTGGGGTTAGCCCTAATCCGTCGTCGGCAGTCAGAGAGAGCTCGGGGCGTGTGTTTCATACCTCGCCGCAGTCTTTTGCCGAGGATGGATCAGTTTTCGCCCCAATAGCTTGTAGAGTTCAGGAGTCTGCTCCTGTGTTCGGTCCGTACATAGGCGTAACAATAGCTGGGAAAGAGTACATTGGCCTGGTGGATACCGGTGCCACGCTCTCGCTAATCGGAGACGCCGTGTACGCGCACTGTCGTGAACGAAATGTCCGCGTCAGGAAGGTTGATATCCCTTTGCGGTTAGCATCGGGAATGTCCAGTGCTACAGGCGCAGTGAGACTTACAATGCGCTTTAGCGGGGGACGGTGCAGACAACGGTTCATTTACCTGTCAGGGCTGTCAATCCCAGTTATTTTGGGACGAGATTTCATTGTCCGAGAGGGATTGATTCTCGATTTAAAGGCAAACGGATATCGGTGTGGGGGAccgctaagcccactgattccTTTCGCCTCTCCTTCACCGACTGGCCGTTTAACCAGTCGTGTTGATACCCACTCGCCAGAAACTAAGCTTGTGCAAACTGTGGGGGGAATCCCACAGGATATCGAGCGGGTGGTAGCGTCTTTCAGGGGCAGAGGAGTTGAGCGCGCCAGGCTTTTGGACGCTTTGCTACCCTTTTCCGAAATGTTTACGGAGCACCCAGGAACAACCGATGTTCTAGAACATCGGATTGATACTGGTACTGCGAGGCCCTGGCGGTGTAACCCCAGGCCCCTCAGCGCGCGTAAGAGGGATCTCCTTGACGCGGCGCTGGATGAGATGATTGCGACAGGCGCGGTTAGGCGGTCGCAGAGCCCCTGGGCTTTCCCGGTGGTGCTGGCACCTAAAAAAGATGGGACGGCAAGACTGTGTGTGGATTATCGCCAGTTAAACGCCGTGACGGTCAGAGATGCTTATCcttttccgtccatcgagtcgaTCATGTACGCGTTGGGGAATGCCAGCGTGTTCACGATTTTGGACTGTAGCAGGGGCTTTCTGCAGATTCCTGTAGGGGAGGAGGATATCCAAAAGACGGCATTCACGTGTCACAGAGGCTTGTTTGAATTTACGAGACTCCCTTTTGGATTGTCCAACTCGCCCGCTAGTTTCCAGAGGCTAATGGACGTCGTGCTGGATGACGCGAAGTTCAATTATGCCATGGCTTACATGGACGACGTAGTGGTATTTTCTAAGTCGTTCGATGAGCATCTCGTTCACTTGGGCAATGTGCTAAGTCGGATGAGGGACGCGGGGTTGACCATTAATCCCGGCAAAGTTCAGCTTGCATCCCCCAAGGTGGATCTCCTTGGTTTTGTAGTTGATCTTGGTACGCTAAGTCCGAATGAGGATAAATTGAGGGCCATACTCGAGTATCCTCGTCCGCATGACGTCAAGAGCCTTCAGAGGTTCCTAGGAATGGTTGGCTTCTATCGCCAGTTCATCCCGCATTGCGCGTCCTTAGCAAAACCACTGTACGAGCTACTGCGGAAGAATTCCCAGTGGGCTTGGGGGCCTAGGCAGGAGGAGGCGTTTCGCTCCTTATCACAAGCTATAGCGGATACAGCTAAATTGTGGTTGCCAGATCTTAACAAGCCGTTCGTTATGCAAACTGATGCAAGCGATTACGGGCTTGGTGCAGTGTTGCTACAGGAACACGACGGTGGTCTATGCCCGGTCGGGTTCGCTAGTCGCACACTGTCGCCGGCGGAGATGAACTATTCCGTTACGGAGAAGGAGTGCTTGGCGGTAATGTTTGGCTTGAaaaagttcgacatgtatttggaTGGGACAACTTTTACCATTCAGACCGACCACCAAGCACTctcttggctgcagcggttgAAGAAACCGTCAGGCAGATTAGCACGCTGGGCGTTAGCACTTCAGGGCTATTCCTACCATGTAGAATACC
It contains:
- the LOC135384604 gene encoding uncharacterized protein LOC135384604, with protein sequence MENQSGSATNGDTINPGEAGARGGNGDAGTNTGAGVHPPLPTPQAVDTASLLLQVTNIVASLTQQLNAAQTSPHSTFPPRLHPSMTIPTYSGYSDRKSVADFLLEMETYQVASRASDEVVLGQVLPVALVGDAARWRRLQKPFTSMADFRQRFREEFLPPDYAMRVREELAFRTQHADESLIEFVRAIQELYDRADPTATDQDKVSRVIRQSHPSFRPYLRGRNFENLDALAREARVIQADLLSELRYQPPPRPELSVEPGCAWAGVKDSVPRGREATSLVADAGSRSDVIVPPRSLDPFSFEQRRRAGFGENSRGGPRSGTSTARRVQDRQNQVERDPSSRMPQADRGRAQPRCYGCNQPGHYKRDCPMRRGNFRSAQGN